In the Drosophila willistoni isolate 14030-0811.24 chromosome 3R, UCI_dwil_1.1, whole genome shotgun sequence genome, AGACGTGAGCAAAGCCGCCTCCTACTTCTCCTTCTCCTTGCATCTTGCTCTCCCTGCTGCACCAGAAGAGACGACTTAGCCATACAGTCTGATGTCTGCATAATCCGAATCCAAAGAAAGTGCCGCACATGGGTCTTCGTTTCGTTGACTATGTAGTTAGCCTGGctagctggctggctggctggctggctggctggctggctcttccaaagacatagacatTGGCTCTTTAGTCGTATCTTTCACTTTGATTGTGGGTCTGGGTGAGACTGCTGGATTTGTCGGGTGGCTCGTGTGGAGCTCGTGTTgactattgttgttgttgttgttgttaatgcACTTGCCTTATGTTGCCAGCCACTTGGCCACTTGGCTACTGTTTTGTTTACCAatgtctgtatatatatatatgtatgtatatataactCAATCAGCAGTTGCATCTGCATCTCCATCACCTTCATTTGCCAACATCTTTTTGACCCACAACAAATTGCCAAAGCGACAGACTAGCCCATTATGTTATGAATTTGAGCGGGCCACACGGTATGCCAGATATGcggcaaaaaaataagaggACAAAAaactaaccaaccaaccacTGTCCATAGTTGTATTTAAGTTCTAATGAAAACCTAATTACAAAATCAGCCAATACTCTCAAGACTCACTGATAATTAAGGCGCACACTTGGCGACATCatcttcgtcgtcgtcttctttgccgtcgtcgtcatcgtctcTCTATGAAAACCACATTTAAAAGCCACATTAATGACCAAGAGACAACGATGCGACTGACCACTTTGGTAAAATAGGAAATTGCCCACTGCTTTCGTTTGGCTGTTGTTTGGCTGTTCTTTGGCTGCTTTTTTCTTCcaattcctattcctattttttgtttctgtttgtttgtttggttgcGTCTTCTTTTCGTCCATCTCCATTCGAGAAGACAAGATCAACACCGTTGACCAATCGTGTCGCCTTGGCCTTCTCTCtccacacaaaaaaaaaaaccaagtcGTTGCTCTGCTCTGCCAGTGTCCAGCGTTTTCAGcatttttagttaatttaccaggaaaaacatttgaaattcttaaacaaaaaagaagaaaaaaaaacagcaacaacaagtaGTCGTATAGCAAAGagcagcaaaaaaagaagTCACCTCGCCTATACTACGCCTTGTTATACTTTAACTTTAGAAAAGGGTAGTTCAGCTAATGCGTTTCAGTTGTACATTTCGATACGTTTCAGTTAAGATATAGTTTTCAATTTATAGAACTCAAAAACGAACTTAAATTCGTaatattatttgaaaaaaaaacatccaACACATTTAAAATACAAAGTTGGTTAAGGATTTTCTTAGCTTGAAATTAATATACACaaataaaactcaaaattTATCTTAAAACTGTAATTTGCTTGAGAAAACAGCCAACtaatttggaatttaaaatctttaattCGGCTGTCTCAGGACCTGCTATGAATTAAACTTTAGTCATCTTTCCATCCGAAGGTTTATCGATAGGAAAAAGATGAAGGATACTTGGAAGAAGTTTGAAAactatataaatgttttcggattttaatggaaaatctCTCTATCGAggaaaaattcaataaaatttcattagtagttcaagaaaaaaagttCTTCAGTAAACCTAAGTGTGGTAAGACGTCCTTGGGCCAAAAGATCACAAAAATTTTATCCAAAAATGATAATTTCAATTGATTCCAAAAAGATTACTGGAgctaaattgaaaatttatggtaCGCTATAGTCTATCTAAAATTACCCAGATCGAACTTTATCAAAGGGTAAATaagtatatttataatatgAAACATTTCACCGTcgaaaattaatatttatagtaTAATACTTACACTTTAATTATAGCATTAATACCGAATTCGATTGATTAATTTAACCAGATTTTATAAAAATCTGCTCAGCTTTTAGATTGTATACCATAATTTGCTTATAAATGCTTAGTTTTGTGTGAGTGATCTCTTTGGAAAGTGTATTTGTTAGTCGCATTTAGACCATATTGTACTTCAGTTGTTTTCCTGTAcggtgtttttgttgttgttgttgttgttgctgcgtCGGCATAGACTAAAAATCGCATTCGATCATTTATGGGATTTTATTTGGCGCGTCAGCAAATGTTGCTAAGCAATTTATTTatgacattttttttgctattgccCCCAACCCCAAATccagatgctgttgctgctgttcctcTGGCTACAGATTCGTGCAACAATTTCTAGGCGGGCTGCtcagtagcaacaacaacgatggCGACAACACAAAGTCAGAAAGTCAGAGGCAAGTTCCATATTCATCAGCTGCGACACTCTTCATTcttgttggttgtttgcttGTTTGTGGCTTGTCTTGTAATTTTGTTTGTCGGGTATGTTTTTCTATTGAAACCCAAACTGGATTTTGTCTGAAAATGATTTGCTAGcccgtacacacacacacacacatactaaAACCTCCTCCGGCCTCCCTCACTCTATTGACAGTCGTTGCAATGGCAGTGGCAATGGCTAGTAGCAATGTctcttgctgctgttgctgttgcagttgcaattgctgttgattttgccattgcattttaattaagtgcattttaatgagGCATCATTGGCCCGCTGATGCGATTTTGTACAACACCAATTACATGAATGCATTTTAAATAGTCTCAGTCAAGTCTGGGAAATGCCTCAGACCCATGTTGTATTTCATTTAAGTCagcaactaactaactaacgaACTAACTAACCATCTGACTAactaataacaaaaatttcaacaaaaaaataaaatgacaTCTGCTAATTGTTGAGCCTATTTAAATTAGCTTCCACGTTTGCGGTTTTAAGTTATATTGCggtttaaataaataacaaaaaagtataaataatgaaaaaaaaaattgcagcagcagaaaaattgtctatttaatttgatttcatcTGTCTGTGAATATTTGCAACTGAATCCATTCCTCCAACCATTCGCccagtgtttttttttagtcgtGCTAATGCACGTAAATAGTGGGAATTGAGTTTACTCTGCTGTCCAGGTGACAACAAACTTTTTAATGGAAATGCAGTCATTCGGTATTCATAATAAGATTGTTTACAGTcgagtttatttttgtttcatgaGTCGAAAGAATCCATGCCAATTGCTAGAAATAGTCCAATTATCcaaatgcatttaaattatttacttTAGACAAGAAATGTCTTGCTATTGgaagtttttaataatcaaTAAGATGGCTAAATTTTTGAttagtatttttataaaatttttgggtAAACGAAACTTATTTATTTCATGTTTAGGATATATAAatggaaaattgaaaattctcAAAAGAATATTCTCGACACAAGATTGATTATAAAAAGTTACAAATTTTGTGTAAATCATATAAAAGTTTCCTTAAAAATCGAATTGTTTGATATATGAACTAATCTACATATCTTAAGGCGAAAAATGCTAAGGATTTTCTTATTGATTTCTATTTCAGAAGCCAAGGACAAATGTCCAATGCATAATATTGAATTCATTTGCTCTACGTTTTTCATTAGGATTTTGTGTTGTATTTTGCCCATCCTGATTTTAAAACTTTATGCAAAGTTAATGCctttttttgtatatgtataggtaaggctttatttgttttttttttcttttttttgctctccAATTGCGTAATTTTCATTAGTTTGCTGCATTTGCAGACAAATTAAGAGCTGTTGATGTTCAGCACTCACTcccattctctctctctctatttttcTCTATCCCAAAAGGAAAAGGATTCCCCCCTCAAATGAGAATATGTGAGAGTGTATGAAATAAACCAAAGTGCGTATCTGTGAGATACGCATGCAAATAGCTGAATGCAAGTGCTTCTGGCCGCAGGACTAACCCTTTCAGGCGGCCATCctagatggatggatggatggatgcaaatgtgtttgtgtggttttaaattttttccattttatacGCAAATAATTgtgaattttttatttttcccccATTTTAGTACTGACTACGGTTGGTTATTGTTTGGTTTGgttgagtttattttttatttttaattaaaagcgGAAGTAAAGATGATGGAGAGAGGATGAGTAGGATATGACTGTGAGGTAAATGGGCTGATTGCAAGCTTTGGTGACTTGTCAAgtgagtgcgtgtgtgtgtgcctgtgtgtgtgtgtgggcatGGCACTTTGGCATATCAGTTACAGCATCTGTATTTTCTAGTCTGTAGTGTTTTGCCAACAATGCGATTTTTCAGAgcattgttgttgccattgccatttcAAAACTCCCTTCGTGTGACGGACATATACATCAAATCATCAGCTGCTACGGCGATTTCAGACATTCACCAGATGAAATGTCAAATGCGTTCCCACTCCTGTATGAGATCCTTCGCGAGTCCATGTCTATGAGTGTgcgtatgtacgtatgtatgtaggatATGTCTATGGGATATACTCGGCTGACTGCTGCTTAGAGGATAGCAAGCGCAAACTAAACCAAactcaacaacaataaaaacatgGCAACAATTCAAAACTGAAGAGTTTTTCAAATaacgaaaaaggaaaaaaaaaaaacatagaacTCAGAGGAAAGAGCACAAAAAGgcttgcaacaaaaaaaaaaaaagaaaaaatcgagaaaataaaaacaaaacaaacaacaaacgcATCATCCAGCAAtgcagtcagtcagtcagtcattcagtcatcatcatcagcatcatcagcagcatccTTTGGCTCTGCCCTATGCCACGCATGAAGAGATTTCGGTTTAGCTTTTGATTGACGAACTTGGCTtggttgttattgttgttgttgttgctgctgctgctgctattccTGCCAACCAGCCTGCCAGCCTAGCAGGAtgccttgttgttgttgccgctgccGCTTTTCACTCAAACTCATCAACGTCAACGACGCATTCAAATCGTTTTGATGGACTGCCGCAGCTCTCCACCCTCTTATCTCCCCATCCTCTTGTCCTCACGCAGCATATCCTGCCatgcacaaaaaaacaaaaccaaacacaaCAAATCCAAAAGGAAAAGAGAAggcataaaaaaaaccaaaccaaaccaaaccaacccAAACCAAAACGAAACCAGGAGAAGAGCCTTGCacaatatttgtattttacgCAATTTTCAGTGATTGCCACATGTCGACTGAGCCTAGTCGGACTAGCTGATTTGCAAACCGATTTTCTGTATTGTTCTTGTCAGTCAGCGCATTGTTCTTGATTATCATGCAACAATATGCGGTAGGTGGCGGCGGGCGACATTTGTGTGgcaagtatgtatgtatgtatgtatgaactAAGGACTAAGCTCCAATTGGAGACTGGGCCCATGTTTGCTCTGTCATTGTCTTTGCTTGCTGATTGAAAGTTAGTGCGACAATTATTGTGGCATTAAAATATGTTGGCAAAACCTTTTTTCAATAGACCAGCTAATTAAGCGAAATGCTTTTTGTGCTCAGCACACATTATGTATACGCCATGGCGTACAGAAAGAAATGGTAAGCTTTGTCTTCACAataagagatagagagagagaaagagaagagaGTTCTATTTTACAACAATTGGCAAATAAGCAATAATGGATAATAGCTGCAAAATCGACATTGATTTTCAACAGAATtcgatattttcattttgaattggTTTTCTtgaattgttttctttttagcaACAGAAGTCTTgacaacataaagaaaaaataacaaattttgacTTAAGAttgatttgatattttttatgcaAAGTCTATATTCTGTTTTTCCAATAAGTTTAGAAAGGTTCTTTGGCTAGATGAGCACACTGAAATGGTTCATAAATCCTCTTCTAAGTGAAGCAAACACTTATTTCGTCTTTATTGGTTATTCATTTCTGAAAAAATGTCACTTTAAATGCAAGAGACAAATTTTTTTAGCTGTAACCTGCTATgatttgtaaattttaaaatatttaatagcTTCGTCtatttcataaataaattcatttcataaaatttgcataaactCCTTTGAActccgacacacacacacacacacttacgtaatctatatacatattcattTTCCGATcagtctctttctctctctctcttgccaTGAGCTGCCTAATTCGCTTAACAATTTCCACTGCAACGCCTTTTCACAGTTAATTTGCCATAAAATATGCCAACATAACAACAGACGACAGCCTCCAGTACTCACTTGCCAGTTGCCAGTTACCAGTTGCCACTTGTCTCTAGGGAGGGCGAAACTCTTGTCTGTCTCTCGTTGTTGCAATTAAATTAGCAGGCGTAGAGTTGCAAGGATTTTTGGCAGCCGGAGTTGCAGGCGTTGGGATCGCATAAACTGTTGCCAAAAAGTTTTAAGCTGCATTTGAGGCTTCTCCTCGGAGAAGTTGCCTAGCGGCGGACAGATTGTTTTCACACTACCAACTTTTTGGTGAAAGTTTTAGTGttgttcttttatttttattttaggtTTAATTCTTAATACTCTAGCTCAAAGTTGTTGGATTTTATTTTGCCATTAGAGCTTTCTCTAACTGAGCACAAAACACAATCATCTCGTGAAGTAATTATTAAGCACATCAAAGTAGCCTGCATTTAAGGGCATACAATTTTCGTGGCTATTTCGGTCTTTGGCTTTTACATATCAGATTTCATGGCTTAATCTTTGTCTGACAACTGCTGTGAAGCTGTGTAGATTTCCATGTAAATGAGAAGGCCACAAaagttttgcatattttgatatttagaCTGTTTTTACTAACTAACTGGCAAACTTGTTGCTGATGGCAACGTGTTGCATTTGTGGTAACTTACTCTGTGAAAACTTGTTGACGCCGAGCTCCCTCTCTTTGAGTGTAAGTGTGTATAAGAGGATGATGGTTTATTAAATAGACTAAACATGGAAACTAAATGACTGTGAAGATTTCTGTTTAGATTAAATGATATCTTTCTAAAGGACTGTTCTCTAAGGATGGTTTAAATTAACATACAGTTAGAGAACTTTAAAGTTGTGAGACAAGTTAGTAGTGGCTATGActtgtaataataattttcatagTAACATGATTGATGAATCCTTTTTAGATGTGCCTCCTTTTGTATGATCTTCTTGTTATCATCTCCTTTGTTCGCTTGTACCCATTTTCTGAAACCATAAACAAAGACACGTCACCAGCTCTCCGTATAGGTAGGTAGTAGGTAGTTAAGTAACCGAAGCAGAGCCATAACGAAACGTGACTATAATATTCGAAGCGCTTTTGGGAACGTAGATCAGTTGTAACAATAAAGTGAAACGGGAAACATCGTCTGGAAATGATTCGGCCACTTAGGTTGGTCAATTTGGCACTTGTGCTCTCACTCTACATGGCAGTGAGCTTGGGTCAAAGTGAACCGAGTCTTTATAGCCTAGACGATAATGTAGAAACACTCGACAACAGGACACTGGAATTAGCACTTAGTGCCCCATCCATGGGTAAATTTGTGCAGTTTATCAATATATTTTGTGGCCATTGTCGTCGCTTTGTGCCCACGTTCAAGAGGATAGCCATTCAATTGCATCATTGGAGACGCCTGCTCAAGGTTTATGTGTTCGATTGCGCTCAGGAACAAAACGTTAAAGTCTGTCGAGACTATCGCATCAGAACGACACCTACGATGCGTTTCTTTCACTCGAATTTTAGGCGTTCTGAGCATGAAATTGGCAACACCACTAACTTACGGGACTACCAGGGTATTATTGATTTTCTGGCCAATCAAGTGGGCAACAATACATACGAAGCGGAGGGACAACCGACATTTGAGTTGATCACGTCAAATGATAATCAACAAACCATATGGATGAAGAATGACTTATTGCAAAGTAATGTTAAGTACATTGTACTTGTCTATCAACCGAAAGGATCAACCATTGGCAGGGATTTACTGCTGAGAACGATTAGATTTGAAGATGCCGTTGTAAGGATCACAGATGATcaacaattgtttttaaattttaatttggaCTCCGGCCTTGGAAGTATTTACCCCGAAGAAGACATCCGTTTATGGCTAAAAGAAGATGGCGAAATTGATTCAAAGAAGGTGAAATTGGTCATTTTCACTCGTAGTGGCAATTCAATGATCCTTAAGCCTAGAAAAGACACCTTGGATGAGTATGTTGAAGTTACTACTGACTTTTTCATGGTGCAAGGTGCTTGGGTACATTACTTAAGCACAACCCAGGCACCAAATATAAGTTTTACCATGGACCAAGAGAAACAAATGATTCTCTCATATGtacttaaaaataaacttcAGATCTATCGTTCTGATTTGGAGCAGGCAATTCATAAGCTCATACACATTGAAATCCCCAAAGTATCGGTTATAGAAGGTGACAGTCTGATAGCACTGAGAAGGCTTATCGGTTGGCTGGCCCTCTCCAAGCCGTTAGGTGCACTTGGTGAACGATTTTTCACTTTGTTGCATCAAAAATTATCCCAACAGCAGCAATTAACTGGAGCCCAATTCCAGGACCAGGTTAAGGAATTGGATAAACAAATACCAAAACTCTATAAGGGAAAACGTTTTGTGGGCTGCGTTTCGTCGCGTCCATTCCTGCGGGGTTTTACCTGTTCCCTGTGGACACTCTTCCATTACCTAACCGTGCAGGCAGCTAAACCACCCCATAATACCCAACCAATTGGTTCATTAATTACCATTTATGGTGttgtaaaacatttttttggcTGTGAAGATTGTGTTAATCATTTCTTGGAAATGGCTCAGCGTCGGCAAATAAATCGTTCATACCAGAGAGATGAGGAAATCGAATGGTTATGGGCGGCTCACAATGAAGTTAATCAACGTTTGGCTAATGACTCAACAGAGGATCCTAAATTTccgaaaattcaatttcccCGACAAATCGATTGTCCTGAATGCTATGAGGCAAACAATTCGAATGACTGGAACTCAAAAAATGTTGTACGATTCTTAAAACACATCTACGATTCAGATAATCTTAGCAATTTTGGTTACAAGTAAATGCATTTTTGCagataaaatgaaattattttataaataatcaATTTTATTAACTTTGCTGACGGAAGGCAATATTTGAATCGATTTGAATCAATAAACGATATAGTTAACGATAAAGTTAAGTATAACTTTTATAATGTTAAGCTAAGTCatacaaaaaaacattatttcagttaaataaaacaaaatttatttcatatatgtagACAAGTTTGGTCAGGAAATCTTTTAAGTCAATAATTTAATTATCTTGCACTGAGACTAAACTAACAATAAAGCTTCTCATTTTAGAAGTAATGCCTtattttaagttaattacacacaATCTGCAGGAAAAGCAAATAGTGTAGAAGGCAAATTGTtcttttaaaatgattt is a window encoding:
- the LOC124459791 gene encoding sulfhydryl oxidase 1, which codes for MAVSLGQSEPSLYSLDDNVETLDNRTLELALSAPSMGKFVQFINIFCGHCRRFVPTFKRIAIQLHHWRRLLKVYVFDCAQEQNVKVCRDYRIRTTPTMRFFHSNFRRSEHEIGNTTNLRDYQGIIDFLANQVGNNTYEAEGQPTFELITSNDNQQTIWMKNDLLQSNVKYIVLVYQPKGSTIGRDLLLRTIRFEDAVVRITDDQQLFLNFNLDSGLGSIYPEEDIRLWLKEDGEIDSKKVKLVIFTRSGNSMILKPRKDTLDEYVEVTTDFFMVQGAWVHYLSTTQAPNISFTMDQEKQMILSYVLKNKLQIYRSDLEQAIHKLIHIEIPKVSVIEGDSLIALRRLIGWLALSKPLGALGERFFTLLHQKLSQQQQLTGAQFQDQVKELDKQIPKLYKGKRFVGCVSSRPFLRGFTCSLWTLFHYLTVQAAKPPHNTQPIAKLPLLPIIIIIINIISGRRSTSSSSGNLNVTSCMRNACNRCAKYHHAHDHAQT